cagggggcaggcaaGCATTTGGCAGTCAAAAATGCCAGCCTTCAAGAGGAGGAATCAGCGACTCCTTAAAGGGATTTTGGCACATGGGGCATTTCTGCAGATCAAACCCTCCCAGCTGAAGGAGGTTTGGCCGGGAAAGGTGGCCCCACACGACTAGGTACCTGAGGGGTTTCTGCAGGAATTCATCCAAGGTGGGACCCTCTCGGCCCAGTGGGTCATCTGGAACCATGAAGATGTTCCCCACAAAGGTGAACTGCAGCAGTCTGAGAGTGAGGAAGAAGTTCAGAATCCCATAGAGGGGAAAAGGCCCCGTGTTCCCTTCTCTGTCCCCCTGAGCCAGCTAGTTTCCTGCCCTGGGGCCAAGTTGGAGCTGGTGCCTCccactagaggggaaaggcccaagATCCCATTCACACCCCGCTGAGCCTGCCAGTTCCCCCACCCTGGGCCTGGATCAGACCCGATGCCCCCTAGAAGGGAAAGGCTCTGTGTCCCATTCCGCACCctgtgagccagccagtccccgacCAGGGGCTGGGTGGGAACCAGCACccttagaggggaaaggccccaagTCCCATTCCCTGGCCCCCTCACCTCTCTTTGATGATTCTGATCCATTTCTTGGACTCCTGCATGAGGTCCCGGAGCTGGTCATTGGTGACGATGACCCCGTTGGTCTCCTCTGCCAGCCTGAGCATGAACCTAACCCGAAGGGGGCAGAGTGAGACCccagcaccccaggccctgctctgGGCTCCAGGACAAGGCTAAGAGCAGGGTCCCAGATACCAGTTGTACCTGACACTGACCACAAGGTGGCAGCAGCACCACATGAGTGGAACCATAGTCCCCTATAGGGAAGCAGTGTGATAATGAGGTGATGGGCATAAGGGGGTCCCTGTCTGCCTGCTCTAAGCGAGCTGCAGgtctggagtgaggggcaccacagagctgggggggaggttgtttctttttctatttCATCCCCACCTCTGGAGCTCAGCCTTCAATTaacccccagctgcagccgcaGGGACTTTCTGCTTCACAGCCACCCCTTCGTTCCTCATGTGACCAGACAGGGGTTTAGCAGCAACTCACAGCTTGGAAAGCCCAGTGGGGGTGGGCCTCCAAGGCCTGGTCCCTCAGCTCTCTGCCAGCTGGGCTCGGACAGCACCACATCGGTGGCTGCAGTGAGCCCTCCGCTCCTGCAGGGGCAgcatagggtgtgggggggctccccTGATCGCGAGGGGGGCGGAGAGGGAGCCCCAGGTTTACCTGTCATCATAGGATGTGATGCGCTTCCCGGCCACTTGACGTGAGGGCGTCAGAGACAGCAGGCTCAGGTCCTGCAGCTGGGTCAGGAAATGTctctctgggggaggaggggaaatggggtgAGGCTGAGGGGCAGGGCGAGGCTTTAGGAGGTGGGTCTGTGTGGGTGAGCATCAAGCCCTAGGGGGCAGGGTGGTGTGGGGTAACGAGGGGCCCGGGGGGGCAAGCTCATGGCAGGGTAGTGAGGGGCCCCAGGGGGCCAGCCTGGTGGGGTAGCGAAGGGCCCTGGGGGACAGGCCCGGGCAATGTCACACCCACCTCCCTTCTTACCTTCCACCCTGGCAACCTTCTCCATCCGCCACTGCGGCACGAAGACCGTCACCTCCCGGTGCCCACGGTCCCAGAAATACTGCACAGCCAGAGCGATGCCCCGGCAGGAGAAGAACTGGTGTAAGCCGTGCCTACAGAAGGGACGGAAGGCGATGTTGAGGCACGGAGGCACGGCACCGGGTTCCCCGGCACAGGGTTGGGCACATAGGGGAAGACGGGCCAATGCAATAGGACAGCCCTAGAGTTCTGAGCTCTACGCCAGGTGCGGGAGAGGAATTGGGGCTGGTTTGGTCTTGAAGCCAACTGATGCCTACGGACTAGTCAAGCATAGGGCCTCAGGAGACCTCAAATCCAGATGAAGCCCCAAGATCAAAGGCTTGACGTTCCCATAGGCTCCAAGATTAGACTAGGCTCCAGAAACCTGAGACTGGATTGTGCATAGGCCTCAAGACTAAACTATCCCTCAGGACTCTAAGCTTGACATTCCTGTGGTGACCTCAAGAGCAAACTAGGCCCTGAGAGCTACAGACAAGTCAAGCCTACGGTCTTAGGGCCTAGATTGGTCTTAAGGGCAAGAAAATCTAACATAGAAACCTGCAGCCTAGGTTGATTTTGAGGTCTATGGTCAAGTCAAGCCTAGAGTCTTGAGGCCTACAGGAATGCCAAGTCTAGGGTCTTAGTCTGTTCTTGGGACCTATGGTGCAGATCAAACATAgagatttggggcctgatctgaTCTTGAGGCCTGTAGGAAAGTGAAGCCTAGAGTCTTGGGGCCTACAGGAAAGTCAAGCCTACAGTCTTGGAGCTTAGCTGCTCTTAAGGCATATTGAGGCCTAAAGGCACATCAAGCCTAGATTCTCCAGGTCTACTCTGGTCCTGAGGTCTATGGACAAGTCAAACATAAAATGTTGGGGCCTAGTCTGGTCTTGAGGCCTACAAGAAAGAAAAGCTTACTATGTTGAGGCCTACAAGAAAGAAAAGCTTACTATCTTGAGGCCTAGTTGAGGTGTACTGAGGCCTGCAGGCAAGTTGCAAGacctaaatcaatgggattaaCAGGTATTCAACTGACCATGCATCCTGGTTTCTTAGCTGGGCTAACCACCCACCATGCCCTAGGTCTTGGAGCAAGAcgcagcaacacaggctacttACACCATGGCTACATTGCTGCCATCGATAATGACCCTCCTTAGGTTCTTTTTCCCTGGCGTGTTGGCCAAGATGAGCTTGAATGGTGTCTGGATGGCTTCCTTGAACCGCTGGGCTCCGGTCACCGTCGGCACTGGGTACACATCCTCAGCTGGCTGGCTCTCCTCGGCAGCCCATGCAGGGGAAGCTACGGGGGTCACATCCATGGGGAAATCAGAGCCttctgggaggggaggtgggccaCGGACTCCCCTGTGGATAGGAGACCCGCCTTTCCTCCCTGGCTCGCAGTGATGTTGACCCTGGGGATACTCCTTGCCATTCGAGAGGGCCAGCTCTCCATCTCTGCGGCTGCCTCTGTGCTCCAGCCTAGTCTCAACCCTGGCCTCCTCTTGATGGTTGGCTTTCTCGTTGAGCCTTCTCAGCAGGCCGGCCAAGGGGACCCCTGTCCAGATCTCAGCCGGGATCTCACTGGGCGAGTGGCCACAGTTGGCCGCTGCTGACTTGATGACCTCCAGCAGGTATTCGTGTTCATCTTGGGTCGTCTCCGgtggcggaggaggaggagaagacatCTCCCTTGCCCCGGACTCCTGGAAGGGTACGGGGCCATGCTcctgctgggaggaggaggcCTGCTCCATCTGGACCCTGTCCAAGATTTTTGAGGGGGCTTCCTGCACCCCACATTCCAGCAGCACCTTCTTCACCACCCGCTCCTCGTAGCCCATAGTCTTGAAGAAGTTCAGCCTCATCTTGAACTCCTTCTCTGTCCACGATGATGACAGGGCCCCGGCCAatggttcctcctcctcctcctggctgctctcctCTGGCCCCCTTTCCTCCActtccctcaccctgtcctgggTGGCGGGGAACTTCAAGTCTTGAGCCTGCTGGCTGGCGTCCAAACCTGGGATGGGTTTCGACGACCGCTTGTAAAGCACTGGCCTCTCAGAGGCCTCCTCCTCCAGCTTTGCCTGGTCCTGAGAACTGCCTGGGATGCCAGACCTGGAGCCCTGATGCCTGGTCTGATCTGGAGGTCTACTGAGGTCACAGAAGTCCTGGGGCCATCCCTGaggcccagccccacctgccgcttTGGCTTCCCACCACGGCGGCTGGTCTTGACTGATGACCGGTGGCACCCACAGTTCATTCCTCGGTGCCCATTCCCCAACTTCCTGCTGGATGTCCCGCACTAGGCTGAGCAGCTCCTCCTTGAGCGGGGTAGGCAGGATAAGAAGGTCTATGGCATGCTTGTCGTCGTGGGACTCCACCAGCTCCCGGAAGGCCTTCTTCACCAGGGCCTCCTGCTCCTCCGGCAGCCGGGGCGTCTTCTGATACTTCTCCACGAACTCCTGGATGCGGCTCTGGGCCATCACAAAGGCCTCGGCTAGGCCTGAGACCAGCAGGGacccagggctgagcaggaccaggtTGGCAGAGGTCCCCTTAGTGAGACAGTCCAGGAAGAGACCTTGAGCTCCCACAAAGACGCACTGCATGTCCTTAGGGTAGCAGACTTTCTTGCTCAACTCTGGGCTGCAGAGCCCCTTGATGTACTCCTGGAGGACACAACACAGGGACAGGGTTAGGACGTGATATTGCGGGACACCAGCTGCCAAGAatgtgccctctgctggctggaatCAGAACTTCTCACTGCGTGTCATGAGCCCTGTACTGCTCAGCGCTGGGCTGGAGCTTTCTTTGAGGCAAAGACTGTCTGTGCAACACcttgcacaacagggccctgatctcggtcggggtctgtgcaacACCTGGCATaacgggggccctgatctcagtcagggtctgtgcagcgcctggcacaatgggcccctgatctcggtcggggtctgtgcagcgcccagaacaatggggccctgatctcggtcagggtctgtgcagctcccagaacaatggggccctgatctcagtcagggtctgtgcagcgcctgtcACAACGgaggtcggggtctgtgcagcgcctggcaaaatgggggccctgatctcagtcggggtctgtgcagcgcccagaacaatggggccctgatctcggtcggagtctgtgcagctcccagaacaatggggccctgatctcggtcggggtctgtgcagctcccagaacaatggggccctgatctcggtcggggtctgtgcagcgcccagaacaatggggccctgatctcggtcggggtctgtgcagcgcccagaacaatggggccctgatctcggtcggggtctgtgcagctcccagaacaatggggccctgatctcggtcggggtctgtgcagctcccagaacaatggggccctgatctcagtcagggtctgtgcagcgcctgtcACAACGgaggtcggggtctgtgcagcgcctggcaaaatgggggccctgatctcagtcggggtctgtgcagcgcccagaacaatggggccctgatctcggtcggagtctgtgcagctcccagaacaatggggccctgatctcagtcggaGTCTGTGGcgcgcccggcacaatgggcccctgatctcggtcggggtctgtgcagctcccagaacaatggggccctgatctcggtcagggtctgtgcagctcccagaacaatggggccctgatctcggtcggggtctgtgcagctcccagaacaatggggccctgatctcggtcggagTCTGTGGcgcgcccggcacaatgggcccctgatctcggtcggggtctgtgcagctcccagaacaatggggccctgatctcggtcggggtctgtgcagctcccagaacaatggggccctgatctcggtcggggtctgtgcagcgcccagaacaatggggccctgatctcggacggggtctgtgcagcgcccagaacaatggggccctgatctcggtcggggtctgtgcagctcccagaacaatggggccctgatctcggtcggggtctgtgcagctcccagaacaatggggccctgatctcggtcggggtctgtgcagctcccagaacaatggggccctgatctcggtcagggtctgtgcagcgcccagaacaatggggccctgatctcggacggggtctgtgcagcgcccagaacaatggggccctgatctcggtcggggtctgtgcagcgcccagaaaaatggggccctgatctcggtcggggtctgtgcagcgcctggcaaaatgggggccctgatctcagtcggggtctgtgcagctcccagaacaatggggccctgatctcggtcggggtctgtgcagctcccagaagaatggggccctgatctcggtcggggtctgtgcagcgcccagaacaatggggccctgatctcggtcggggtctgtgcagcgcccagaacaatggggccctgatctcggtcggggtctgtgcagcgcccagaacaatggggccctgatctcggacggggtctgtgcagcgcccagaacaatggggccctgatctcggtcggggtctgtgcagctcccagaacaatggggccctgatctcggtcggggtctgtgcagctcccagaacaatggggccctgatctcggtcggggtctgtgcagcgcccagaacaatggggccctgatctcggtcggggtctgtgcagctcccagaacaatggggccctgatctcggtcggggtctgtgcaacACCTGGCATaacgggggccctgatctcagtcagggtctgtgcagcgcctggcacaacgggggtcggggtctgtgcagcgcctggcaaaatgggggccctgatctcggtcggggtctgtgcagctcccagaacaatggggccctgatcttggtcggggtctgtgcagcgcccagaacaatgggccctgatctcggtcggggtctgtgcagcgcccagaacaatggggccctgatctcggacggggtctgtgcagcgcccagaacaatggggccctgatctcggtcggggtctgtgcagctcccagaacaatggggccctgatctcggtcggggtctgtgcagctcccagaacaatggggccctgatctcggtcggggtctgtgcagcgcccagaacaatggggccctgatctcggtcggggtctgtgcagctcccagaacaatggggccctgatcttggtcggggtctgtgcaACACCTGGCATaacgggggccctgatctcagtcagggtctgtgcagcgcctggcacaacgggggtcggggtctgtgcagcgcctggcaaaatgggggccctgatctcggtcggggtctgtgcagcgcccagaacaatggggccctgatctcggtcggggtctgtgcagcgcccagaacaatggggccctgatctcggtcagggtctgtgcagcgcccagaacaatggggccctgatctcggtcggggtctgtgcagcgcccagaacaatggggccctgatgcaTAATTATATGTTTGTATACAAACAAAATCtgcatttaaatgaattttttttaagatgCAAAACCCAGCACtcaaaaaagttaggaaatgccagaattgcaGATGTCTGGGtaatcttaactctgccccctcccacgcaTACATCACCACACAGgttttaattacacaatcacatgTATCTATCTATCCGCATGCAAACCCCCACTCTCTCTCTATCACTGTATCCATACAATCTCTACCATCTATCCATCCATGTATccatgaccagacagcaaatgtgaaaaatcgggacgggggtggggggtaataggagcctatataagaaaaagacccaaaaatcggga
This DNA window, taken from Emys orbicularis isolate rEmyOrb1 chromosome 12, rEmyOrb1.hap1, whole genome shotgun sequence, encodes the following:
- the KHNYN gene encoding protein KHNYN; this encodes METGAVATGALDEFAVPEEAQAAVMEQRPRIERLFGVGLNVLGVLGAGQGPSRAPMSAGQIWLQLQGPQQDLQRAKEYIKGLCSPELSKKVCYPKDMQCVFVGAQGLFLDCLTKGTSANLVLLSPGSLLVSGLAEAFVMAQSRIQEFVEKYQKTPRLPEEQEALVKKAFRELVESHDDKHAIDLLILPTPLKEELLSLVRDIQQEVGEWAPRNELWVPPVISQDQPPWWEAKAAGGAGPQGWPQDFCDLSRPPDQTRHQGSRSGIPGSSQDQAKLEEEASERPVLYKRSSKPIPGLDASQQAQDLKFPATQDRVREVEERGPEESSQEEEEEPLAGALSSSWTEKEFKMRLNFFKTMGYEERVVKKVLLECGVQEAPSKILDRVQMEQASSSQQEHGPVPFQESGAREMSSPPPPPPETTQDEHEYLLEVIKSAAANCGHSPSEIPAEIWTGVPLAGLLRRLNEKANHQEEARVETRLEHRGSRRDGELALSNGKEYPQGQHHCEPGRKGGSPIHRGVRGPPPLPEGSDFPMDVTPVASPAWAAEESQPAEDVYPVPTVTGAQRFKEAIQTPFKLILANTPGKKNLRRVIIDGSNVAMVHGLHQFFSCRGIALAVQYFWDRGHREVTVFVPQWRMEKVARVEERHFLTQLQDLSLLSLTPSRQVAGKRITSYDDRFMLRLAEETNGVIVTNDQLRDLMQESKKWIRIIKERLLQFTFVGNIFMVPDDPLGREGPTLDEFLQKPLSRPASQTEVLQLRDRKPPGERRRRRQPQEEKEEEEEVVRKPWETEQLRQELLTIFMGQDQKVDFVLHREPCSRDLNKLSENLLSLNF